Below is a genomic region from Medicago truncatula cultivar Jemalong A17 chromosome 3, MtrunA17r5.0-ANR, whole genome shotgun sequence.
ccttcaaaatatatatattgaactAACCAAACCAAGGCCATAAAAACTTGATATTGATGATTTTCTGAGTGATGCAACCAAACTGCgatagaattttaaaaaattgaggaTCAAAAGTGTTGtaggaaaatatttttcaatcaaaaagttatttttttgggtacaagttcaccaaattttttaataagGATCTAAAACAAGAAGAATGGGTTATTTTatagggaaaaaaaatttgaagggGGTAAATTTTATAGGATTAAAACgcagtttatatatatataggggaggGATATTTTGATTCCAAGTAACTCTTTTGAGTTACTCCAAATCACATCCCTCCATTATATTTTAATCTACCGatccttaattaattattaaatcatCTTCATGATCAAGCACTATTATCCTCTACATCGCTCCCTTATTGCAGCGTCactaagaaaaatgaaatacattGTTAAAGTCTTTTCCTCAATCCTTCCATGTATGTTCTCAAAGATTATCAATAGTCATGAATGAAATTGCCTATGGATTTCAATTCAATGTCTACAGGTTCTCTATTTTAAGCCCTTGGATTTCCACAAAGAATTCGGACTTGGTAAAAATCTAGCGACTTTCCATTGTTTTTAGATTCcaataattttcttcttcttaactTTGAATAACAGAATTATCAAATTAAATGATTGTACAAAATTCTGGATGGAGAGGTGAGGTGAGATGGTTGGGGGTGTGGCAGACACTGTAATTCATAATTTTTGCAGCTTAAAAACAAAGATCTGAAATTTATCGAAATAAAACAGAACTTactaatgaattaattaattcatattcaAATCCTTGTTTCTTAAGAACTATGAGGGAGGAAGAAGACCGGTTAGCattttccatatatatatataaggatcTAAAACAAGAATGGGTAATTTTATAGGATTAAAACgtaggtttatttttttttgacggaaGAACTAAAACGTagatatttttactaaaaaagaacatgatttcaaaatcatttttctccgTCAACAAAAACATCTTTTACTTTTTGAGGGAATGATTTCAACAACTTAAcacattataatatttttcaaaaaataacatacacAAAGACATATTTCGATAATGATCGGATGTCCAGCTCCTTCACATTTTTCTtagttaattatgttttaggtaGGCGTGTTTCTAACATTAGTTCctacttatattttattaaattttttatcccaAGGTTTTTTCCCGTTAGGAAAATAGGTCATCGttgttaattgttgttgattgagcaAACGGTGAAGCACACGTGGATGTCAcatctaacttttttttgttggattaaatatgtttttagtccctataaaattgagacattataagtttagtccttacttaattttaatagttgttttagtccttacaaaaatattatgcactcagtattagtctctgctcaattcaaatttgtttaatttatgcttaaactcttaagttttttaacaattttttgtcgacgtgttaagaacattactaaaagttcctccgcaaaaatttatcgcaaaatttgatttatatgtccAGATTTTATTACTTCTATCTTTAACTTTTAtcgttttcaaaaattcatatttaatttgtttcatgttttaaaaaattctaaattttagtaattgaacctttcatagtgttctaaacttttctcaaaaaaatcgttcaaaaacaattaacaaaCTCTGTTTTAgaagggactaaaattagaagtaattttttttttgcagggactaaaaaacctactaaaactagttatgatagcattttcatcatgaaaaaatatttttgactaGTAACTACtccaaaaaaaactatcaattcgGCAACAAAATCACTCATGCCCGACAATGCAAGAGAAATCATCAATAAGATAatgaaaattgtgaatatttttggCATTGGAATAGTCATTGCGCCCATTTCGTCAAGATAAAGAAGACGTAGTTTATCATAATTAGTTCCTACCAAGAAAAAAAAGGGTAGTGCCAATAAGAGATATTATTTGTAAAACGGCCCCGTTGAGCCCAATATCATTTATAAAACCAATTCCTAGAATTATGAAACTCATGAGATACCGAAGAATAagctattctttttttaaaattacgtTGACCAAAAGATATTCAATCGGCATAGATTATTTGAATATAACCTAATATCATTAACCAAGggcaaaaatattaaatgatcgtgggaaaataatttcatattaaTTCGAACCAAAGATAAATATAATGGGTTAAATAACGTTGGTTGAGGTAATGGGTTAGATATCAATGCCACCCATTACAGAAGTAGTGTTTTTTACTGCAAATTTACTTGAAacttaaatatgttttggcAATCCCACAAGTGATTATAGGAACATTAAATATCATGCGAGAAAGTGGCTAAGTGGGTAATCAACATAACATGaaatatttctttcaaaaaaaaaaacataacatgaaATACTAATCATATGCATTACTAAGAGCATTACACCACAACATTAATGGATAATCTCATGACAAACAAACTTGTGACGTGTGCTTTGAAGTTTAAGCCAGGAACTTTCCTTGCCTAAGACAGACATAGCACCTAtgagcacaaaataaaaaacataacatgTTCTTATTAGTGGTTAATTCAGCTAAATGGTCTGAACTTACCACATCCATTTCAATTCGATCTTAACCATCATCACAACTCCATGCCTTATATCCAAATGTTGTTGTGATCCTTGAGTAACTTGACTACACACGGTAAACAAAATGGACTTCCTTGTAACATGAATTCTCCCTCcaacaattataataaaactGGCCAAAAAAGTGTCTAAAGAACACTCTGCCAAACATGTTTATAGACAACATTGGTGTCTTGTGGAATAAGTCTCCTGTCAAGAACAACTTTGATAACAGTGTAGTATAGAAATGAAAGGTAAGGTCAACAGATCAACCAATGCAAATGAAATTCAACAAATAACTCAATAAATAATCTCAAGCTCAATTTATCAAAGTCATTTCAATtggtaaaatattttaattacaagCTATACAAAACCAAAAAGATCTGCATCCgtcaaaattctaaatttttcctttctatttCTAATCAGTTTCTTTTTGTCTAAGACCAACATAATTCCTTGAAATTCTTATTTGTTAAACTACTTGACTTGACTCAACTACTACCAAAATCGATCCAGGTGGTCATGAAAGAATTGAACGTTCAAACCTCCTTTTAAAATTAAGACTAACACAGTAAAATACTATAATGGGTTAGATATCGTTGGTTGAGGTAAATGTATTGAGTTTTAATTGCTGCCCCTAACTATATAGAGAGCCAGGACTAATAGGACGACGACTCTCCTGCAGAGTCCCCATTAGTGGtagttttggaatttttaaGCACAGTAGCTTCATCCAGTGTGATCTTATCAAAATCAGCAATTATGTTCTTGCAAGTTGATCCAACCGAGGATATTGAACTAGATCCAACTTGTTGGTAAACAGGGGACAAAAACCTTGCCCACTCTTTGCGCTTCCTCAGTTTGTCACCCTGTAGCAAATTTCAGAATAATagaaaaccaataaaaaacttgaaataaaaattgtaacatttgaaaatgtgcTATTGAAATGTACTTCAAAACTATACTTCCACCACAAATAGAAAATACAATAGAACAATAACAACTTACATTTACTTCCACAACCGACGAATTTCTCAATGAATCAAGTATCAACTCGATATTGTTTGTCAAATTTTTAACctgtaagaaataaaaatatgagagaaaaaacaACACTACAATACTTAATAGTTAAAATTTGAACACTAACGGTGCTTGAAAACCTATTTGCACTTGGTAGTACAATGGTCAATGATCAATTCACGACATATAGATTAAACAGTTAAAAGCTCAATTACTTTGTGCAgatgtttcatatttttttaacaaaatccagtttttattttgtttttttcttaactCCTTTTGTTATGTAATAGTATTTCAACATAACAGCATCTCAATTCTCAAGTAAGTTGCTCTATGGTtaactaaaaatgaaattcttcTTCATAGGTAAcgatacatattaaaaaaaaaaaaaaactaccaaaaGCAAATGGCTAGTGAAGATTCTACATAGGTAACgatacatatttaaaaaaaatctaccaaAAGCAAATGGCTAGTGAAGACCTAAAATTACGCAATCGTGAAATCAAAAGGTTATCAGATATCAACAATATAAATAAACTCTAGCTATAAAATATCAATTCCGACATAGTATACATGTATGATATATCGAAAGCTCACCAAACAACCGTGTTTAACTTACCCGCGGGAAGTTTGCAATCAAAGAAACTGGAACCCAACCATGTTCGTCCATGTTCGATTTCAGAAATTCGTCATTCGTCAAATTAACATCActatcaaaaaagaaataagtaATGAATAGAAATTCAACTCAAACAGTATTATTTCTAGACAGATCAAGTAAGTGAAGTAAGAAATCACCTAAAGTAATAATCAATTTGTTTGAGTATTATATTGGTCGGGGGAGTAGTGGGAGGAGTTTCTTCTGCAACTGGAAAGAACATCGCCGGAGGAGGTGGATGGGTTAAGAATGGCATACCTCCAAAAGGTTCAAATTGTAGTGTAGGATAATAATAGAATTCTAAAAAGAAAGCAAAAGACAAAGCATTAGTTGTGTCTTGTGGtggaaataaaattgaacaaacAAATTGATAAACTGACCATGAAACCCTGCAGGGTTTAGAAACGGTCTCATAGGCATAGGCTGAGACCCTAAATAAGCAGAATTGGGTAGTGTAGGCCTCAGAAATCCCTCCGAGTGCATCCTATGTTGGGGTGGATGAGCATCTCTAGTGTTCATTGTATTTCCTGGATCTTGATTGCGCCTAGTGCCATAATTGTTACGTGGACGGTGCCCATAATTACCCCTGTGACTGTGCTCATCTACAGGCAGCCCATAACCCCCAGCTGGTGATCTTGGACCCCAACCATTATTGTTCTTGTACGACTGAACCCCGTCAACCAAGAAAGTATTAGGAGGGATCTGAAGCACCGGAAATGGTGGGGAAACCGATGGTTGATGATTGGCTTGAGGAGGGTTAGATAAATTGTTCGACAAAGGACCAGGCTCATTGTTGTTAACTCCTCCGCGCTCCATCGGTTTTTGTTGTCTATTAGACACACTATGACTATGATTCATTGGAGGAGTATGTCTTGCATTAGCAGCAGTGGCAGTGGCAGTGGCTTGTTTCTGAGGTGAGTTTGATATAACAGGCCCCTACAAAAATAACAGCGAAAACATATAATTCGAAAATAAAGAGATTGATGAACCTCTGAACACCTCTCATAGTTATTCCATAAATTAGTTCTAATGTCATATTTACCACCATTTTTTCAAGATAatcaaaaatcaattattattctttcagtcaaaatgaaaataaatgaatacattttttctaaaaactaaATGAACAAAAAGTAATATAATTAGGAGGTTGATCCTAACCTGAGAAATGGAGATTGATCCGACGGCAGAGATGGAATCAGATGTCAGTTTAGCAGAAGGCTTAGCAGACAAAGCAGGCCAAGAGACAGCACCCATTACAGGATTGACCTCAGCAACAACGAGGCCATTGGATGTGTTCTTCCAAGCGGGTTTTTTAGGGTTAGCGTTAACCACATTGTGGCGGATGATTATTGAGTGGTtcggaggaggaggaggagtcaGCACCGCGAACAACCTGAGCCCACGGAGAAGTAAGGTTTTTTGGCGGGAAATTAGAGGAAGAATCAGGTGCGGTGGTAGTAACCATTGCCCACGgagacttaagtcacgcagagcTTATGaggtgcgtgagttaagtctCGCTGCGtaacttaactcacgcaggtcaaatttgaaaaaagtgCAGGCGCGAGCGAAATGTGTAGGGTGAAGAGGAGAATTCAAATTATCTTGACATATATGGGCTTTGAATTATTAGTAGTTGGCCCATTGAGTTAGggtaaacacaaataaaaaagcGGGTACAAAGAAGAAAATTAGGAAAATATAGAGTTAAATGTTTTATGATTCTGTAAATTTTCTAACtttttggtaaaaaagaaaatcaactttatattttagtccctaattttttttcctacttttagtcttaaaaataaattcgccaatatttttttgtctcttcTTTTAGGTTAGAGCATGTGTACCGTTTATATTTTAGAGTGAATTTACatgaatgtttaaaatattataataatcttaaaaaaaacataaattaaatatgcgTCTAAAACATAaaagttcatatttaattcgttaatttttttttgacaaattcctttaatattctaaaaataaatgcgaaaaaatccaaaattttgaaGGATACATATAAATTGATTTAAAGAGCAA
It encodes:
- the LOC11432143 gene encoding la-related protein 1C; translated protein: MGAVSWPALSAKPSAKLTSDSISAVGSISISQGPVISNSPQKQATATATAANARHTPPMNHSHSVSNRQQKPMERGGVNNNEPGPLSNNLSNPPQANHQPSVSPPFPVLQIPPNTFLVDGVQSYKNNNGWGPRSPAGGYGLPVDEHSHRGNYGHRPRNNYGTRRNQDPGNTMNTRDAHPPQHRMHSEGFLRPTLPNSAYLGSQPMPMRPFLNPAGFHEFYYYPTLQFEPFGGMPFLTHPPPPAMFFPVAEETPPTTPPTNIILKQIDYYFSDVNLTNDEFLKSNMDEHGWVPVSLIANFPRVKNLTNNIELILDSLRNSSVVEVNGDKLRKRKEWARFLSPVYQQVGSSSISSVGSTCKNIIADFDKITLDEATVLKNSKTTTNGDSAGESSSY